CCTTGAGCGCGAGACTTGGCGAGTGCGTGTCCACATTCAGCAACTCGGAAACGCGCTGGTTTACGGATCTACGAGCGATGGGAAACCACTCGGTTAACTCAACCGGCAACGCCGCCAGTTTGACGCGTTGCATGACGTTATTCAAGCGGAATAGCAGTTTGGCATCCTGGGCGTAGTCATACAAGAACCGCACTTCGGAAAAGCGAGGCATCAGTAGCGCGAGTTTGGGGACAGGTTTGCCCGTCATTCGTTCAACCGTCCAAGCAACCATGGTTGGATCCAACGAATCAATTGCATCGTAGTAGGCCTCCAATCCCGCCGGATCGGCCTGAATGAGCGCATCGTCGAGCAAGAGTTCGACCAGAATGTGCCCGAGGAAACTGGGACGCAGTCCATCATCGGGCGGCAAACGGTCACGAATTTCCACGGTAAAGCTCCACGATAATTCGGCAAAGGCTCGAGTTCGGTGAAACCAGTCGTCGTCCTGATGGTGCTTCAGAATTCCGGCAGCGATCGCGGCAATTCGTTGATCTTTGCTATTGAGAAAGGGTCGAGCTAGTTTCGAGCGGGCGCGCACGCGCCGATCCACAACGTTTAACCAATCGGGGATCGCTGTCCCAGCTAAGAAATACGGGTGGTTGGTGAACGCTCGTCCGTGGGCGAAATAGTTCATCGGCTTTCAATCGATACCAACCGCACAATCTCGCGTCGTCAGGGCGCCGTGTTTTCGTCCAATTCGACGGTGACTTCGACATCATCGGAGTTGATGGAGTCGGTTTCCTCCAGCAAGCGAACCAGCGCGGGAATCGATTCGGCAGCCGCGGGTCCAATTTGGCCCAAAGCGCGAGTTGCCTCGCGTCGAACCCCTTCATTCTCGTCATCCAATAACCTTATCAAATCGGGGACGCCGATGACAGCTTCCGGCCCAATACGCGACAATACGCGACAGGCTAAAGAACGAACGACCGGATTAGGATCTTTGAGCGTTTTGATCAACTGGGGAACCGCCGCCGGTCCCATTCGACCGAGTGAATCGGCTGCCGTCTCTGAATCGCTCCACTCATAGTAAGGACGCAGAGCACGGACGCCGTTTTGAGCGGGAGATGTTTGCGAATCGGTCGTCTGGTCGGTCGTCTGGTCGGTCGTCTGGTCGGGGGTCGAAGAGCTATCCGGTTGCGCCGGCTCAGGTGGAGACAGATCAACTTGTTCCGTGATTTCAATCGAGGTCTGGTTCACTCTGCCTTGGGGCGGAGAAGTGGCCGATTGCCAGCCATTGCAGCCCATCACCGTCAGGCAAAACAGCCCCAGAGCCAGTCGGTGCAGATTGGAATGGCAACATTTCATGGAGAGCTCGGTTGGAACCTTCTCGGTAGCTTTGTTATCATCGAGCAAGCGGCAGCCAGCCGGTGTCATGAAAAACGTTCGGTTTCTCGTGGCCCCAGCCAGCTACGGGTCAATCATGGCCGTCTGGCACCTCTGTCAAACCGCCTATGCTTTTCAGAATTATACCGGACAGCTAGGCTTTTCCTGAGATTCCAGCCAGGATTGGCAAAAGCTGCCGTATCGATTGTGCCGCTTACCGGGAATGGTTGAGGGCTTCAGGGAAAATCTCGCAACGAATGGATTAGGTTTCCGCAATTGCCGTTTTTTATTTTTAGCCAAAGGGGGTGATCACGTGCCGATGAGGAACTTGGCGATCCTGTTTATCGCGTCCTTCGTTTCCCTGATTTGTTACGGTGAAGCGGGAAGAAATCGGTACGCGAACATCCTTTCAGAATCCATCGATAAAGTGGCCGCCTTTTATGTCGAGCCGGTTACTTCACGGCAGCTATTTGAAAGCGGCATGAAAGGCATGCTCAACGATCTGGATCCCTATTCCGGATATATTTCGCCTCAACAACTCAGCGAATTTCAGGTTGACATTCAACAAGAATTTGGCGGGATCGGCATCGAGGTTGGCATGCAGGATGATCGTTTGACCGTGCTGAGTCCCGTGCCGGGGACGCCGGCCTATAAGGCAGGTTTGTTGGCGGGTGACACGATTCTTTCCATCGAAGGGCAGGATACTACCGGTTTCTCTCTTCAGGACGCCGTTGAGTTAATGAGGGGTCCCCGGGGAACGCCAGTGAAACTGACCGTCTTGCATCGTGGTGACGAGGAGCCTGTCGAGTATTCGATTATACGTGACAAGATTCAAATCGAGTCGATTCGGGGTGACCATCGCTCGGATGACAGCGAGTGGGTATTTCAACTGACAGACGACCCACGGATTGGATACGTACGACTGACGAGCTTCGGTGATCATACAGCGGAAGACTTGGCCCAGCGGTTGGGTGAGTTGAAAGGAAATGTTGACGGACTCATTATCGACCTGCGCGGCAACGCCGGGGGGTTGCTCACCGCGGCGATCGAGATCTGCGACATGTTTATTCCCAAGGGTGAAATGATTGTCAGCACCCGTGGGCGAGATCCCAAAATGCAGCGCGAGTTTCTCGCAACGAAGGATCCCATTGTCGATCCAAAACTGCCAATTGTGATTTTGGTCGATCCGTTATCAGCCAGTGCAAGTGAGATCTTTGCCGCCTGCATGCAGGACTATGGTCGCGCAATAATTGTTGGTGAGCGGACTTGGGGTAAGGGGACCGTGCAGAATGTCATTGAAATCGAGGGCGGTCGAAGTGCCATTCGTTTGACGACCCAGACTTATTGGCGACCAAGTGGACGCAATATTCATCGACATTCAGATGTAACCGAAGAGGATGAATGGGGTGTGAAGCCCTTGCCCGAGAACGAAGTCAGGTTGACGCCTGAACAACGGGAAGCGTTCTACAAGTATCGTCGAGATCGCGATATTTCGCCCAGCCTTGATGATGAGGGGGTCAAGGACAAGCTGGAGCTGCAAGATGCTGATGGGGACGATACTGATGGGGACAATACTGATGGGGACAACGTGCAAATCGAGCTGGATGAGACAGTGGATCTCCAATTGCAGCGAGCGATTGAGGTGCTGAAGCAAGAAATGCCACCACGAGTCACGACTGCGATTGGAACGAATTCAGCCTTGCCGAAAGCAGCCTAGGGTTCTGGTAGTTGTCTTGGGATAACTACAAACCGTTTGGCGGATTGCTGGTCCCCTTTATGGAGTCCGAGCAGATGATTAAACTCAGCAGCTTATTTGTCTGTTGTTTTGCCGTCCGTGGAGAATCATGGTCAACAATCTGCCCCTAAAGACAATTGTTCACAATGGCCTGACCATCGAAGGTTATTCGCGCGCTGCCGTGCAGAGCTATTGGCGGATTCCAGAGTATAAAGTTGGTTTCGATCTTGGTGCACAACCGTGGGATTTCATGGGTACTGGCACTTGGTTCGTGTCTCATACGCATCTAGACCACATCGCTGCCCTGCCGGTCTATGTCGCTCGTCGTCGTATGATGAAGATGAGCCCGCCCAAGATCTATCTGCCAAGTTGTGCCGTCGACAACGTAAAGCGGATGTTGCATTCCTTT
The sequence above is drawn from the Pirellulaceae bacterium genome and encodes:
- a CDS encoding HEAT repeat domain-containing protein, coding for MKCCHSNLHRLALGLFCLTVMGCNGWQSATSPPQGRVNQTSIEITEQVDLSPPEPAQPDSSSTPDQTTDQTTDQTTDSQTSPAQNGVRALRPYYEWSDSETAADSLGRMGPAAVPQLIKTLKDPNPVVRSLACRVLSRIGPEAVIGVPDLIRLLDDENEGVRREATRALGQIGPAAAESIPALVRLLEETDSINSDDVEVTVELDENTAP
- a CDS encoding S41 family peptidase, with amino-acid sequence MRNLAILFIASFVSLICYGEAGRNRYANILSESIDKVAAFYVEPVTSRQLFESGMKGMLNDLDPYSGYISPQQLSEFQVDIQQEFGGIGIEVGMQDDRLTVLSPVPGTPAYKAGLLAGDTILSIEGQDTTGFSLQDAVELMRGPRGTPVKLTVLHRGDEEPVEYSIIRDKIQIESIRGDHRSDDSEWVFQLTDDPRIGYVRLTSFGDHTAEDLAQRLGELKGNVDGLIIDLRGNAGGLLTAAIEICDMFIPKGEMIVSTRGRDPKMQREFLATKDPIVDPKLPIVILVDPLSASASEIFAACMQDYGRAIIVGERTWGKGTVQNVIEIEGGRSAIRLTTQTYWRPSGRNIHRHSDVTEEDEWGVKPLPENEVRLTPEQREAFYKYRRDRDISPSLDDEGVKDKLELQDADGDDTDGDNTDGDNVQIELDETVDLQLQRAIEVLKQEMPPRVTTAIGTNSALPKAA